One window of Microcoleus vaginatus PCC 9802 genomic DNA carries:
- a CDS encoding GDSL family lipase — translation MEKFGGGSRSRTHKSLLGMEVSRSKAVPVWALLSLVTNGVLIFTLAQLLLGGHNLTESFQANDAVTAEGAEEQIDQPVSSANPVLDVPVPGPRHKWTYQQWVMQLGREAEAVAANRPSRLSVLAGDSLSMWFPTKLLPVDRFWLNQGISGETSVGLLKRLQLFDRTVPDTVFVMIGINDLLRGTSDEGILDNQRQIIRDLRWAHPKAQVVVQSILPHSGEQATWENRDRLLAIPNSRIRAINRRLKEIASSENVLYLDLYPLFADAEGNLPTELSTDGLHLNDQGYLVWRSALQLFDQIQLKNES, via the coding sequence ATGGAGAAGTTTGGAGGAGGTAGCAGAAGTAGAACTCATAAATCCCTCTTAGGGATGGAAGTTAGCCGATCGAAAGCTGTTCCGGTTTGGGCTTTGCTATCTTTGGTGACGAACGGGGTACTGATATTCACACTTGCTCAACTACTCCTGGGGGGACACAACTTGACAGAAAGCTTCCAGGCGAATGATGCGGTGACGGCAGAAGGCGCTGAGGAACAAATTGACCAACCGGTGAGCTCTGCAAACCCAGTGCTAGACGTGCCTGTTCCAGGACCGCGACATAAATGGACTTACCAGCAGTGGGTGATGCAGTTGGGTCGCGAAGCTGAGGCGGTGGCTGCGAATCGACCCTCAAGACTGAGTGTTTTGGCTGGGGATTCTCTAAGTATGTGGTTTCCGACGAAGCTGTTACCGGTCGATCGATTTTGGCTGAATCAAGGGATTTCCGGGGAGACTTCGGTGGGTTTGCTGAAGCGGTTGCAGTTGTTCGATCGAACTGTGCCGGATACGGTGTTTGTGATGATCGGGATTAACGATTTGTTGCGGGGGACCAGTGACGAAGGGATTTTGGACAACCAGCGGCAGATTATTCGCGATTTGCGGTGGGCTCACCCCAAAGCACAAGTGGTTGTGCAGTCGATTTTGCCCCACAGCGGGGAACAAGCTACTTGGGAAAATCGCGATCGCCTGTTGGCGATTCCTAACAGTCGGATTAGGGCAATAAATCGACGGCTGAAAGAAATTGCTAGTTCTGAAAATGTTTTGTATCTGGATTTGTACCCGCTGTTTGCGGATGCTGAGGGCAATTTGCCAACCGAACTCAGCACAGACGGCTTGCACCTTAACGATCAAGGTTATCTGGTTTGGCGATCGGCCCTGCAACTGTTCGATCAGATCCAGTTGAAAAATGAGTCATGA
- a CDS encoding IS607 family transposase: protein MKKLTITEAAKIKGVSASTLRRWEAEGKLIPERTANGHRRYDLAHLLGLKPNGALTIAYARVSSHDQKDDLDRQKQVLELFCASHGWQFQIIDDVGSGVNYSKRGLQHLIRAIADNQVERLVLTHKDRLLRFGCELIFNLCEHFGTEVVIINQTENATCDEDLGKDILEIITVVSARLDGSRNPKNKRILEELKAIGDKL, encoded by the coding sequence ATGAAAAAATTAACTATAACTGAAGCAGCCAAAATTAAAGGTGTGAGCGCTTCCACCTTACGCAGGTGGGAAGCCGAAGGCAAGCTAATACCGGAACGCACGGCTAACGGTCACAGACGGTATGACCTAGCTCATCTTCTCGGCTTAAAACCCAACGGCGCTTTAACCATAGCTTACGCTCGGGTTAGCAGCCACGACCAAAAAGATGATTTAGACAGACAAAAACAAGTTTTGGAATTGTTTTGTGCATCTCACGGCTGGCAATTCCAAATCATTGATGATGTGGGTTCTGGGGTTAATTACAGTAAGCGGGGTTTACAACATCTAATTCGGGCGATCGCAGACAATCAAGTAGAAAGGCTGGTATTAACTCACAAAGACAGACTGCTGAGATTTGGTTGTGAACTAATTTTTAATTTGTGCGAACACTTTGGGACAGAGGTAGTGATTATAAATCAAACCGAAAATGCTACCTGTGACGAGGATTTAGGTAAAGATATACTAGAAATAATCACTGTTGTCTCCGCCCGCCTTGATGGCAGCAGGAATCCCAAGAACAAGCGCATCCTTGAAGAACTTAAAGCAATTGGCGATAAACTCTAA
- the purE gene encoding 5-(carboxyamino)imidazole ribonucleotide mutase, protein MNQATVGIIMGSDSDLPTMKDAIAVCEEFSVACSVAIVSAHRTPDRMVEYAQTAHQRGLKVIIAGAGGAAHLPGMVASLTPLPVIGVPVPSRHLQGVDSLYSIVQMPGGIPVATVGIGNAKNAGLLAVQILAAHQPELLERVLHYRKNLSESVLKKQNQLEELGYHNYLNLNK, encoded by the coding sequence ATGAATCAAGCGACAGTTGGAATTATTATGGGTAGCGATTCGGATTTGCCAACCATGAAAGATGCGATCGCAGTTTGCGAAGAATTCAGTGTTGCTTGCTCCGTGGCGATCGTCTCGGCGCACCGTACCCCTGATCGCATGGTGGAATACGCCCAAACCGCGCACCAACGAGGCTTGAAAGTCATTATCGCAGGAGCCGGGGGAGCGGCGCACCTCCCGGGTATGGTAGCATCTTTAACGCCCTTGCCAGTAATTGGCGTGCCTGTACCAAGCCGCCACCTGCAAGGGGTAGATTCGCTGTATTCGATCGTGCAAATGCCAGGGGGGATACCCGTAGCAACAGTGGGGATCGGCAACGCTAAGAATGCTGGCTTGCTGGCAGTTCAGATACTGGCAGCTCATCAGCCGGAATTGCTAGAGCGAGTCTTGCATTACCGCAAAAATTTGTCCGAATCTGTACTGAAAAAACAAAATCAACTAGAAGAGCTAGGCTATCATAACTATCTCAATCTCAACAAATAA
- the amt gene encoding ammonium transporter produces MTVGKKKSKQLRQDALNLPAAKFFTKVNRLKKLQRAIARLTPSWQACIPLAAIIVLVWGYAAVAQTAPAPTTEEQLASLKVGMDTMWVMVAGMLVFFMNAGFGMLETGFCRQKNAVNVLSKNLIVFALATIAYWAIGFALMFSDGNGFIGTSGGFFLWNVADNSPATGEAYQGIFDSLNWTGVPLNAKFFFQLVFAGTAATIVSGAVAERIKFLEFLIFSLLLVGIAYPITGHWIWGGGWLAKAGFWDFAGSTVIHSVGGWAALMGAAFLGPRIGKYRDGDTVAMPGHNMSIATLGCLILWLGWFGFNPGSTMAVDPNAITHIALTTNTAGAFGGVAATITAWLYLGKPDLSMIINGILAGLVGVTASCAWINLPNSAIIGTIAGILVVFAVTFFDNLKIDDPVGATSVHLVCGIWGTLAVGLFADGPTTGLYTAGPAAGLLVGGGFGQLWNQLVGIISVGGMTVLLSTIFWMALKALLGIRVSALEEAEGLDIGEHGMEAYTGFVKETSFDNRSESGYGGYGGGSGGRTNKL; encoded by the coding sequence ATGACTGTCGGAAAGAAAAAGTCGAAACAACTCAGGCAGGATGCTTTAAATTTGCCAGCAGCTAAATTTTTTACGAAAGTCAACAGGTTGAAGAAGTTACAACGGGCGATCGCCCGCCTCACTCCAAGTTGGCAAGCCTGCATACCTTTAGCTGCAATCATCGTCTTGGTGTGGGGATATGCGGCGGTAGCCCAAACAGCTCCCGCGCCAACCACCGAGGAACAATTAGCAAGCCTTAAGGTGGGCATGGATACCATGTGGGTCATGGTTGCTGGGATGCTAGTGTTCTTTATGAACGCCGGTTTCGGTATGTTGGAAACCGGTTTTTGCCGCCAAAAAAATGCAGTCAACGTGCTCTCCAAAAACTTGATTGTTTTTGCGCTTGCTACGATCGCATATTGGGCGATCGGCTTTGCCTTAATGTTCAGCGACGGCAACGGTTTTATAGGCACCAGCGGCGGATTTTTTCTGTGGAATGTAGCCGACAACAGCCCCGCCACAGGAGAGGCTTATCAAGGCATTTTCGACTCGCTTAACTGGACGGGAGTCCCCCTCAACGCTAAATTCTTTTTCCAGTTAGTTTTTGCGGGAACTGCTGCGACGATCGTTTCTGGAGCCGTTGCAGAGCGGATTAAATTCCTTGAATTCTTAATTTTCAGCTTGCTGCTAGTAGGCATTGCTTACCCAATTACCGGACACTGGATTTGGGGCGGCGGCTGGCTGGCAAAAGCAGGCTTCTGGGATTTTGCCGGTTCGACAGTGATTCACTCGGTAGGCGGTTGGGCTGCTTTGATGGGAGCGGCATTTTTGGGGCCGCGGATCGGCAAGTACCGCGACGGCGATACTGTGGCGATGCCGGGACATAATATGAGCATTGCCACCCTGGGCTGTTTGATTCTGTGGTTGGGTTGGTTCGGGTTTAATCCCGGTTCGACAATGGCAGTCGATCCAAATGCGATCACCCATATTGCGCTCACCACCAACACTGCGGGTGCCTTCGGGGGAGTTGCTGCAACCATTACTGCTTGGCTGTACCTTGGCAAACCCGACCTTTCGATGATTATCAACGGCATCCTCGCCGGCTTAGTCGGGGTAACAGCTAGCTGTGCTTGGATCAACCTGCCCAACTCTGCCATTATTGGCACAATCGCCGGCATCCTGGTAGTTTTCGCCGTAACTTTCTTCGACAACTTGAAAATTGATGACCCTGTAGGCGCAACTTCAGTTCACTTAGTCTGTGGCATCTGGGGAACTCTGGCAGTGGGCTTGTTTGCTGACGGGCCTACAACTGGACTTTATACCGCAGGCCCCGCAGCCGGATTGCTTGTGGGCGGAGGTTTCGGTCAACTCTGGAACCAGTTGGTCGGCATTATCTCTGTAGGCGGGATGACCGTGCTGCTGAGTACGATTTTTTGGATGGCACTCAAAGCTTTGCTGGGTATCCGCGTTTCTGCTTTAGAGGAGGCTGAAGGTTTGGATATCGGCGAACACGGGATGGAAGCTTACACCGGGTTTGTGAAGGAAACGAGCTTCGATAACAGAAGTGAGAGCGGCTACGGCGGTTATGGTGGGGGTTCTGGGGGAAGGACTAACAAACTGTAG
- a CDS encoding GxxExxY protein: MNREDAKNAKEEERRMRQLGEQVEQLAYRVIGAAIEVHRLLGPGFLESVYQESLEVEFRMWGIACHPKKPVAITYKGHQVGEGQLDFMVGDILIVELKAVEKLALIHEAQVISYLKMTKNSLGLLINFNVPLLKEGIKRIILSS; encoded by the coding sequence ATGAACCGCGAAGACGCGAAGAACGCGAAGGAAGAAGAAAGAAGAATGAGACAATTGGGCGAACAGGTAGAACAGTTGGCTTATAGAGTGATTGGGGCGGCTATTGAGGTGCATCGGCTTTTGGGGCCAGGATTTTTAGAATCAGTGTATCAGGAATCCTTAGAAGTTGAATTTCGGATGTGGGGGATAGCTTGTCACCCTAAAAAGCCAGTAGCAATCACCTACAAAGGTCATCAAGTCGGCGAAGGTCAATTAGACTTTATGGTTGGCGATATCCTCATTGTCGAACTAAAAGCTGTAGAAAAGCTAGCTCTCATCCACGAAGCCCAAGTTATCTCTTATCTTAAAATGACCAAAAACAGCTTGGGCCTTCTGATCAACTTCAACGTTCCCCTCCTCAAAGAAGGCATCAAACGAATCATACTTTCATCTTAA
- a CDS encoding ammonium transporter — translation MAPNPIDTGDTAWMLVSSALVLLMTPGLAFFYGGLVRSRNVLNTMMMSLVMMGVIGVTWTLWGYSLAFDVTRSNLNDKGFAQGLETFIGGLDWMFLNNVTADTPDPIGYAPTIPHQVFMVYQMMFAIITPALISGAIVERVTFKTYFWFVLLWSTFIYSPLAHWVWGRGWLQAIGSLDFAGGTVVHISSGVSAVVAAWMIGPRKDHLNKPHTPHNVPYVLLGIGLLWFGWCGFNGGSALGSGSLAAVAFVTTMISAAAGGLTWTIVEWVLRGKPTAVGIASGFLAGLVGITPAAGFVFPVGALLIGSITSVCCFFAVSFRAKLGFDDSLDTFPIHGVGGTIGAILTGVFATKAVNAAGNDGLFAGNPGLIVTQLVGILATYLFAAVGTFVILKILGQFMELRVPLSAEDQGLDIGEHGEEAYGEDFAGGFSSFESGSPFAPKKV, via the coding sequence GTGGCGCCGAATCCGATCGACACCGGCGATACGGCCTGGATGTTGGTCTCCTCAGCACTGGTATTGCTGATGACACCGGGACTGGCCTTTTTCTACGGGGGACTGGTGCGATCGCGCAACGTCCTCAACACCATGATGATGAGCTTAGTCATGATGGGAGTCATCGGCGTCACCTGGACGCTGTGGGGCTACAGTTTGGCTTTTGATGTCACCCGCAGCAACCTCAATGATAAAGGGTTTGCCCAAGGACTCGAAACCTTCATCGGCGGCTTGGACTGGATGTTCTTGAACAACGTCACGGCGGACACACCAGATCCGATCGGCTACGCACCGACAATACCCCACCAAGTCTTCATGGTTTACCAGATGATGTTCGCCATCATCACTCCAGCTTTGATTTCCGGGGCGATCGTCGAACGGGTAACATTTAAAACCTATTTCTGGTTCGTGCTGCTGTGGTCTACCTTCATCTACTCTCCTTTAGCCCACTGGGTTTGGGGTAGAGGCTGGCTGCAGGCGATCGGATCTCTGGACTTTGCCGGCGGCACCGTCGTACACATCAGTTCCGGTGTTTCTGCCGTGGTCGCAGCTTGGATGATCGGGCCCCGCAAAGATCACTTGAACAAGCCCCACACCCCCCACAACGTACCCTACGTCTTGCTGGGAATTGGCCTGTTGTGGTTCGGCTGGTGTGGCTTCAACGGCGGTAGCGCTTTGGGATCTGGTTCTTTAGCAGCAGTGGCTTTTGTCACCACGATGATTTCTGCAGCAGCCGGCGGTTTAACTTGGACAATTGTGGAATGGGTGCTCAGAGGCAAACCCACAGCAGTGGGAATTGCTAGCGGTTTCCTCGCGGGATTGGTGGGAATCACACCTGCGGCTGGATTCGTGTTTCCAGTGGGAGCGCTTTTGATCGGATCGATCACTTCGGTTTGCTGCTTCTTTGCCGTTAGTTTCCGGGCTAAGCTGGGATTTGACGACTCTTTGGATACCTTCCCGATTCACGGCGTCGGCGGAACTATAGGCGCGATTCTGACTGGCGTGTTTGCGACTAAAGCGGTTAACGCTGCCGGAAATGACGGGCTGTTTGCCGGGAATCCGGGGCTAATCGTGACCCAGCTTGTAGGCATTCTAGCTACTTACCTGTTTGCGGCTGTGGGCACTTTTGTGATCCTGAAAATTTTGGGGCAGTTTATGGAACTGCGAGTGCCGTTATCTGCTGAAGACCAAGGTTTGGATATCGGCGAGCATGGGGAAGAAGCTTACGGTGAGGATTTTGCCGGCGGTTTCAGTTCGTTTGAATCGGGTTCTCCTTTTGCACCGAAGAAGGTTTGA
- the nagA gene encoding N-acetylglucosamine-6-phosphate deacetylase, with protein MTEATTPTAAPIDILNVRLPGCKDLQMLAIDETGIIQEVWPMDAVFKRICPPDLQVLDVGGDWLSLGGVDLQINGALGFAFPDLESKHIEMLPKICQFLWNQGVDAFLPTLVTTSLDKFRRSLSTIADYIRTVQTAAPATIKPKTAEILGVHLEGPFLNPLKRGAHPVEFLLPLTIENVKQVLGDCADIVKIITLAPELDSTGEVIPYLQSLGISVSLGHSQATAEQAQQAFARGASMVTHAFNAMPSLHHREPGLLGAAIVYPGVKCGLIADGKHVSPTMIDFFLRAGRYETGVFLVSDALAPLGLPDGVYPWDSRQIEVRKGTAWVRLDYHSPLESATLAGTTLPLLAGVQNLVEWGICDADSAIALATESPRRAIGISGIIGKSATQLLRWNLNVATKELTWHRLF; from the coding sequence ATGACTGAAGCCACAACCCCAACTGCCGCCCCCATAGATATTCTCAATGTTCGCCTCCCCGGTTGCAAGGATTTGCAGATGCTTGCTATTGACGAAACGGGCATCATTCAAGAAGTTTGGCCGATGGATGCCGTATTTAAACGGATTTGTCCTCCCGATTTGCAAGTGCTTGATGTAGGAGGCGATTGGCTTTCTCTAGGCGGTGTTGACTTGCAGATTAACGGCGCCCTCGGTTTTGCTTTTCCTGATTTAGAAAGCAAGCATATTGAAATGTTGCCGAAAATTTGTCAATTTTTGTGGAATCAGGGAGTCGATGCTTTTTTGCCGACTTTGGTGACAACTTCGCTGGATAAGTTTAGGCGATCGCTCTCGACTATAGCTGATTATATCCGCACTGTACAAACCGCTGCTCCCGCAACAATTAAACCCAAAACAGCGGAAATTCTCGGCGTTCACCTCGAAGGGCCTTTTCTCAACCCTCTGAAGCGAGGAGCTCACCCAGTTGAGTTTTTATTACCGCTAACTATAGAAAATGTCAAGCAAGTTTTAGGAGATTGTGCCGATATTGTCAAAATAATTACTTTAGCGCCGGAGTTAGACAGCACTGGCGAAGTCATTCCCTATTTGCAAAGTTTGGGAATTTCCGTCAGTCTCGGACACTCCCAAGCGACGGCAGAGCAAGCCCAGCAAGCATTTGCTCGGGGAGCTTCAATGGTAACTCACGCTTTTAATGCGATGCCGAGTTTGCACCACCGAGAACCGGGTTTGTTGGGAGCGGCGATTGTTTATCCGGGCGTAAAATGTGGTTTAATTGCGGACGGCAAGCACGTTTCTCCGACAATGATTGATTTTTTCCTGCGTGCTGGCAGGTACGAAACAGGCGTTTTTTTAGTGAGCGATGCTTTGGCTCCTTTGGGTTTGCCTGACGGTGTTTATCCTTGGGATTCCCGACAAATTGAAGTCAGAAAAGGTACAGCTTGGGTCAGATTAGATTACCACTCGCCCCTGGAATCTGCTACTTTGGCGGGTACAACTCTGCCGCTGTTGGCGGGAGTGCAGAATTTGGTGGAGTGGGGGATTTGCGATGCCGATAGTGCGATCGCCCTGGCAACTGAATCTCCGAGAAGGGCGATCGGAATTTCGGGAATTATTGGCAAATCGGCAACTCAATTGTTGCGCTGGAATTTAAATGTGGCGACAAAGGAATTGACTTGGCATCGACTCTTTTAG